The DNA region AGGTTTTAAAAATGAGAGATTATTCTATTGAAGAGGCAATTGAAATAATTAATTCATGTGATCAATCGTTCATGCCTGATACTAAACATTTTGATGTTAGGAATATTCAACGGATTGGAGATTTTGGCTTAATCTTTGAAACATTCTTACACAATCCATTAATGGGGATTATCAAGCAAGATTACAATAAATTTAGATTATATTTTGAACACAATCAGAGACCTACAAAAGATATATCATTAGTGATAGGTATAAATGATAATAAAGATGTGAAGTTTGTAACTGTTATGGAAACTTATAGAAATCAAAGGGTGAGAAAATGAACAACAAAGTAGTATATGATTATGACCATCAAGGGGACTCATTATTCATATATTGTGTTGATGATTATGAATATGAAGTTTCACTTGAATTGGACAATGATGTGATTCTGGATATTGATAAAGAAGGTAAGCCTGTTGCATTTGAATTTCTAAACGCATCTAAAATATTCAATCTGGATAAAAGTCATTTTAATAATTTAACTAAAATTACTATTCAATCAATAATCACTGAAGAAGCTATAAATTTAAAAGTCAAATTAGCAGTTCCGGTCCATAATAAAACACAAACTTTTGGAATGAATAGAATCACAACTAATTTAAATGGTATTCCTGCTATTGAATCTGAACTGGTTACAGCATAACATTATTTACTCTTTAAACCACATAATTATTTAAAAATAATATGTTGAGATTTACTAAAAATTGATAATGTTGCGAACTATATCATACGTTTTATACGAACGTTCGTATTAATTTTACACATGTCTCATATGTTTCTGTAGGGATAAATTCCTTTCTCATTAAATTCTAATTCTAACCATCTTTTAAGAATCGGTTCTGAAATCTCGTATAAACCGTTATTTAGTATTATAAGGCCCTGATTTTGAAGGTTATTTAAGTAATTGCTTAATGACCCTGTTGATATTCCAAATTCATTTGCTATGTCAATTCTACGTAGGGGTTTTTCAAGCAAAATAATGATTATTGTCTGTTCTCTAAATGATAATCTTGTCCACATGTTTATTAATTGAGAACTTATGGCCTGAATTTTTTTATCGAATTGTATTTTTATGGCATTTTCATCTAATTGCTGATTGATTGGTAGAAGTGATGCAAATATATTAACATATGAGGGGGTTCCGGATGTGCATTGGTAGAATCTGTCAAAACCATCATCAGTAAATATTATGTAGGGAGCTTTTTCAGATAAATAATTCCGTACTGTTTCTTTTTCGAATGGATTTAAGTGGATTGAAATCATTCTTCCGCCGAATGCTCCATTTTGACTTGCAATTTCGGAAATTAATTTATCTTGCATGCTCATTGATCCGGAAAATACATATGCTACATTTCTTTGATTTTGAATGTAACTTCTCAATTTCCATAAGAATGAATCTCTGTAGTCGTTTAATTCTCTTATGAGTTGGAATTCGTCAATGAAAATTAAAACACCTTTGATTTTGTCCAGATTTTTTTCATATATTTTTTCGGGTAAATCCAGTACAAAATCCATAAGTTTTTCTTCGTTTGTCTCTTTTGAAAAAACAGGTATAGGTATTTTATCAATTTCTATGAATTCCTTGATGTTAAAGTCATTTGATTTAAAATATTTTTCTATTTGCTTATCTAGTGTGTTTAATCCTTTGCTTTTTGCTTCTTTAATAAATTCTTTGAAAATATGTTCCATCAAACCAATAATACTCATTTGATTTTTCTGATAACATTTGGATTTTGAAAAATCAATATAAACCACTAAATAGTCGTTGTCCATTTCTCGTTTTAATTTTTTAAGAAAAACAGTTTTTCCAACACCTCTTATGCCTGTTAATAATAAATCAGGGGCATGACCCTGGCCTGTTGATTGTAGAAGGTTTTTAATATTTATTAATTCGCTTTTTCTATTGTAAAACTCTTCATCAGTTAAATTTTGATTAGTCCCCCAAGGTAAGTCGGTCATAATGTAAGCTCCTATATGTACTACAAATTGTAGTATGTTTATTTTATAATATAAATTTTAGTATATACTATAAAATATAGTATGATTTGAAGGTATTATAAATTTTAGAATATGTTTTTTTCTTCAACTAGTTCATTGATATGCTCTAGAAATTCTCTATCCACTAATCCATCATATTCGATGTCTGTTTCAGTATCTAATATTTTTTGAGTAGAAAGAATTTCCTGAAACCTTCCCTCAACTGGTGGAATGTCAATTATTCCAATAATGTCATCAGGATGTACTGTTTTTCTTTTATTGTCTCCTTTTCTAGTATATGTATCAAAATTACCTAATTCTTTTTCTAAATATTGTTTTAACCTTTTAAAAACCTCTAAATCTTCTTCATATGCTTCATCACTTGGAATAAATGAAAACCAAGATAAAGCAACTTCAATATCTTTCTGTAACTGATTTTTAGCCATCTATAATCATCTCTATGTCATTAAAATAATCCTTTACTTTTTGCAACAATTCTTTTGTGCTTTCCAATTTGAATTTCAAGCAATCATTTTCTTTTTTTAACTCAAGTATGCTGGAATCTATTGTTTCATCTGATTTCAGCAATTCATTTTCTTCATACAATTTGTTTAATACATCACATAATTCTTTCCAAGTCAATTGTTTGCCGTTGTCCCATATGCCATTGCTTTCAATGATAAATCTTTCATTGACCATTTTCATTCCTCTATGAATTTATTTCACTTAATTAAAGAATAATTGATGATATAATATTAAATTAAAAATAATATATAGTTTTTGTTTGAAATTAAAGCAATTTTATGAAGTGAAAGCAATATTACAATATCAAACAATGATTTCAATATTTTCAATGGTTTCAAAAGATTTAATAATAACTACAAAACAAATTTTGTATCCGAGTTTACGTGCTTGAAATCGATAAGTACTGGAGTATTACGAATAGTTTGTTTAGGTTTTAATAATATAATAGCACGATGTAAAATAATCATTACAATTAAATAGCATGACAAAGATAAACTAAGAATATTATTATTTGTTAGTGGAGAGAGTATTTTGAGTGTAGAAACATTTGTGAGAAAAAACATATATTGCTTTAAGATTATTTTGGCAATTACAATGTTTCTATCATTGGTATATTTTTCACTATATCTGCAGGAATTTCTTGTTTACTCACCATTTACTCCATTTGGTATATTGATATGCCAAATTATAAGTTCTTCAATTGTTGCGCTTGTCATTGCATATTATATCGGCAAATCTAAAAATTTTCATATTGCACTTTCATGCATGCTGTTTGTTATTTTATTAGTGGGGGTTTTTTTAGCTGAAAACGTTATGGCAAGCACATTCAGTTATAATCTTGATGGTGTGGAATACTGTTTGATATTTTTTTCACTATTTATTAGCTTGTTTTTTAGCTATAATCTGTATCAGGTCATGACTAATAAATGTGATTCCAGATTGAAGGTAAATTTCTGGAGCTTTTTGGTCTTTTGTGAATTGTCTTTTTTGTCAATGTTTGTATGTGAAGTGATATTTTATGAACTTACTCTTATATCATCATTAATCGATGCATTTTTAATATTCAATGCGTTTTATCTTGCATTTAAGTTCAGTGTAGATATAACCTCTAGGGATTTAAAGATAATTGAATCAAAAAGGGTTGCTGAATTGAATAAAAAAGAAGAAGACATTGATATGCAAAAAGTAAAATTATGTTTCATGTTATCTTTTGTTTCATTGTTTGTAATCTCTTTTATTTTTTATAAATATTATAATGTTTTGCAACTGGATTCAAGGAGTTTTGCTGGAATAATTTTATTTGGATCTATAATAATCACTGCTTATTATTATAAAAAATCATTATTTTTGTCAATAATTGGAATTGGAATCGATGCGGGATTATGGGCATTATTTGCTGGATTATTTACACTGGTCGGATACTTTAATATGAATCCCAAATTTTTATTCCCAATTTGGTTTTTTGAAGGTTTGACTTTAATTCTTATGCGTTTCGTCTTGAGATACAGGAGATTATCTGGAATAGGCTTTTAATAGTTCTTATTTTAACAGTATTATTGATAAGTTAGAAATGTTAAATTATTGATTTTATTTAGTAAAATTGTTTTTAATTCGTTAAATTGTTTTTATTTCAAACAAAAACTATATTTAAGTTTCAAATTAACATATAATCCATAGTATGGAAACCTATATCTAATAGTATTTAAAATGTTTTATCAAAAAATAGTTAAATATATTATCAAAAAATAGTTAAATATATTATCAAAAAATAGTTAAATATATTATCAAAAAATAGTTAAACGGTATGATTCTATGGAGTATATGGTCCGATATTTGGATGATGAATTGGAGCAGTGGATGAATGTTATTGGTGCAGTGCTTATTGTTGGTCCCAAATGGTGTGGTAAGACAACTACTGCTGAACAATATGCAAAAAGTGTTTTAAAACTTCAGGATATTGACAGGCAAGAGGAATATCAGATGTGGTTAGATATTAAACCATCCAAATTATTGGAAGGTGAAAAACCTAGACTTATTGATGAATGGCAGATGGCACCAATATTGTGGGATGGTGTTAGAAATAGTGTTGATGAACTTCAAGGGGAAGGATTATATATATTGACAGGTTCTACAGTAGTTGATGAGTCTAAAATTATGCATTCTGGGACTGGCAGAATTCATAGGCTATTAATGAGGCCTATGAGTCTATATGAAAGTGGAGAATCAAACGGTAAGATTTCTATTGAGGAATTGTTTGATAATCCGAATATGGATATTGATGGAATTGAATCCAATTTAACAATGGATGATTTAATTTTTGCAGCATGCCGTGGAGGATGGCCAGATTCCATAAATAAACAAAGCGATAAAGATAAATTATTAATAGCTTATAATTATCTGGATAATATATCTGAAAGTGATATTTCTAATGTAGATGGTGTTAAACGTGACCCTGATAGGGTAAAAGTAATTTTAAAAGCTATTGCAAGAAATAATTCTACTTTAGCTAAGGACACTACAATAATGGCAGATATTTCAGCTAACTTTGGTGACATTAGCAAGCCCACTTATTATTCATATGTTGACTCATTGAAACGATTATTTGTCATTGAAGATTTAAGGGGCTGGGCTCCAAACATTAGATCAAAATCATCAATGAGGTCAGGCAATAAAAAAGTATTCATTGATCCATCCATTTCTGTAGCCTCTTTAGATATGAGTCCTGAAGCGTTCAATACAATTGATGGTTTAAAAACTTTCGGTTTTATTTTTGAAAACTTATGTATTCGTGATTTGAGTGTATACACTTCTAAATTGGGTGGTTCAATATCTTATTATCATGACAATTCCGATACGGAGGTTGACTGTGTTGTACATCTCAACGATGGAAGATATGCATTAATCGAATGTAAATTAGGAAAAACTAAAATAGAGGAAGGAGCTCGAAATTTACTGAAAGTGAATAAATTGATTGAAGCTAATGACCAAGTTAGAAATCCTAGTTTTTTAGCTGTTATAACCGGAGGAAAGTTTGCATATACTCGGGAGGATGGTGTAAAAGTAATTCCAATTGGATGTTTAAGGTAGTTTTAGCGCTTGAAATTGAAAATATGTGAAGAGTATCACATGTTTTCTACGAATAGTTTTAATTAGTTTTGAGTCTAGATTTTTTGAACCTCCTCCGGCTTCTTCAGGCCTGAGGGGATTAAAAGTTAATCGGATAGATTATTAATGTCTTCAATTAGCTCATCCAACAATTCATCATTCTCATTTAATTCACGTGCCTTATTTATATAATATAATGCTTCATCGTAGTTTCCCAATCCAATTGATATTCTGGAAATGGCGTATAAATATCCAAATTCGTTAGGATTCATCTCTGATGCTAACTTAAAGTAATCTAGTGCTTTTTCATAATTTCCCAGATAGCTGTTGCAATAGCCTAGATTTGCATAAAGAAACGGATGGTCATATCCTAGTTTCTGGGATTCTTCCAAGCTAACTAATGCCTCATCGTAGCGTTGTAGTGTGTTTAAAGCACTCCCTTTGATGGCTAAAATGTAAGATTTCTTTCCAAATATGAATATGGAACAGTTTGCAAATTTTAAAGCTGTTGAAAAATGATTGTGTCTTAAAAAGAATCTGGCCAGCATGTCTAATGTAGGTTCGAGGCATACCCAGAGCAAAAGCAATAAAAAACCAAAATATCCATATGCTAAAAGCCAGTCATTGTTTTTTATCCCGATGTAAGTCTCAATGAGACAAACAACCATCATTACATATGTTAGGAATTTAGAAATTTTATTTTGGGGGATATCGGCAAACTGGTAAACCAGAATGATGATTACTAGGGAAGATGTGAAAATATTCCATAAACTAAAATTATAAGTACATTGGTAAATTAAATTCGCAATCAGTAATATAGCTAGAATGAAATATTTTGCATTTTTGTCCATGATTACACTTTTAGACTTTGTGATATATATGTTATTTCAAGGCTCTTTTTGTAATTCGAATTGTGCCCTCGCTGTGGATTCGGACAATAGGGTTTTCATCATTTTCTGCAATCCATTCTAATTTTTTCAGGTAGGGTTTTACATGGTCTGGTTTTTGTTTTCCGACAACTCTAAACATTTCAGGAGCTTCTATCCAAACCTTATCGCTTGAATCTGAAATCATTTCTAAAAAAATTTCAAGATTTTCTAAAAATAGTTCGGGAGCGTTTGTTGCAATGTTTTCACAGGCCCAGATGAATGCATGTCTGACGTTTTCAGATTCATCGTCTTTCATAGTCATTAGTTGATCTAAATAAGGGATTATCAGATTTTCATCTCCTCGCCCGATTCTTCCTATTGCATTTGTTGATCTTTCCTGCAATTTGGGATTGCCGTCATCCATGTAACCGGCAATGTCTTCAACATATTTTTCTATCTCTTCAGGGTACTTCAGTCCCATCTCTCCAAGAAGCCATAATGCCTTTGCCTTTACGGCAGCGGAATAATTGTTATCTAATCTGGATGCGACATCATCAATATTGGCTTTCCATGATTCATTATTTTTTGTTATTTCTCTTAATTCTTTTAGAATCTCTTTATCATTCATATTTGACATTAAAATTTTTCTCCTCAGTAAAATTGCGAGTATATCTTTATTTTGCCTGATTTAAATGTGTTTTGAAAATTTTTTCAGGTTCTTATTTTGGATGCCTTCTATAGAACTAATTTTAACAGTTCATGTTGATTTCAGTATTTTAAATGTTGCTATGATATAATCAATAGTTAATTTTTTTATTTTAATTTGAAGGCTCGGATTTCACATTAAC from Methanobrevibacter sp. includes:
- a CDS encoding HEAT repeat domain-containing protein, encoding MSNMNDKEILKELREITKNNESWKANIDDVASRLDNNYSAAVKAKALWLLGEMGLKYPEEIEKYVEDIAGYMDDGNPKLQERSTNAIGRIGRGDENLIIPYLDQLMTMKDDESENVRHAFIWACENIATNAPELFLENLEIFLEMISDSSDKVWIEAPEMFRVVGKQKPDHVKPYLKKLEWIAENDENPIVRIHSEGTIRITKRALK
- a CDS encoding DUF4143 domain-containing protein → MEYMVRYLDDELEQWMNVIGAVLIVGPKWCGKTTTAEQYAKSVLKLQDIDRQEEYQMWLDIKPSKLLEGEKPRLIDEWQMAPILWDGVRNSVDELQGEGLYILTGSTVVDESKIMHSGTGRIHRLLMRPMSLYESGESNGKISIEELFDNPNMDIDGIESNLTMDDLIFAACRGGWPDSINKQSDKDKLLIAYNYLDNISESDISNVDGVKRDPDRVKVILKAIARNNSTLAKDTTIMADISANFGDISKPTYYSYVDSLKRLFVIEDLRGWAPNIRSKSSMRSGNKKVFIDPSISVASLDMSPEAFNTIDGLKTFGFIFENLCIRDLSVYTSKLGGSISYYHDNSDTEVDCVVHLNDGRYALIECKLGKTKIEEGARNLLKVNKLIEANDQVRNPSFLAVITGGKFAYTREDGVKVIPIGCLR
- a CDS encoding ATP-binding protein: MTDLPWGTNQNLTDEEFYNRKSELINIKNLLQSTGQGHAPDLLLTGIRGVGKTVFLKKLKREMDNDYLVVYIDFSKSKCYQKNQMSIIGLMEHIFKEFIKEAKSKGLNTLDKQIEKYFKSNDFNIKEFIEIDKIPIPVFSKETNEEKLMDFVLDLPEKIYEKNLDKIKGVLIFIDEFQLIRELNDYRDSFLWKLRSYIQNQRNVAYVFSGSMSMQDKLISEIASQNGAFGGRMISIHLNPFEKETVRNYLSEKAPYIIFTDDGFDRFYQCTSGTPSYVNIFASLLPINQQLDENAIKIQFDKKIQAISSQLINMWTRLSFREQTIIIILLEKPLRRIDIANEFGISTGSLSNYLNNLQNQGLIILNNGLYEISEPILKRWLELEFNEKGIYPYRNI
- a CDS encoding DUF2283 domain-containing protein, whose translation is MNNKVVYDYDHQGDSLFIYCVDDYEYEVSLELDNDVILDIDKEGKPVAFEFLNASKIFNLDKSHFNNLTKITIQSIITEEAINLKVKLAVPVHNKTQTFGMNRITTNLNGIPAIESELVTA
- a CDS encoding M48 family metallopeptidase; protein product: MDKNAKYFILAILLIANLIYQCTYNFSLWNIFTSSLVIIILVYQFADIPQNKISKFLTYVMMVVCLIETYIGIKNNDWLLAYGYFGFLLLLLWVCLEPTLDMLARFFLRHNHFSTALKFANCSIFIFGKKSYILAIKGSALNTLQRYDEALVSLEESQKLGYDHPFLYANLGYCNSYLGNYEKALDYFKLASEMNPNEFGYLYAISRISIGLGNYDEALYYINKARELNENDELLDELIEDINNLSD